The stretch of DNA TGAAGAGCAGGTTGACGAGTGCCCCTATATTAGTGATCCCAAATGTTGGGAAACCTTTTGGAGTATATTGTGATGTCTCCTGTAATAtccgggaaaaattaaataattatttaactaattatttaattaggacgggtagtgagaacatttaaagcaataaatgtgagGGACTATGACGTgtaaaagtactagctcatgtggttgaagagtactttattgtgtgtgaggacttgggttcaagtcctatgtgtgtcacttggatgttattaaattgtgtatttttatgtaattatgtattAAATGCGTGGGGTCATGATAAACTCTTAAAATTGTAGGATTTAGCATGAAAtatggattggttgaatggtttggccttggtgTGGTATGTGCAggagtgtgggttcaaaccttggtgagaactaaataattcctttttgccaaatttttcttGTGCATGAATGTGGAAGGGTTAGAAACTTAGCAGCCAAGGAGGGGTAacctaagggctggaaaacagagGGTTAATTAAGCAAACTGGTTAACctttgtatcatttttatttaaaaaattcgtGTAAGCCACTAAAGGAGCAATTAAGGGAGAGAGATAGTGAGAGCAAGGGTTAAAAGAGAGGAAATAGCATTGAGGGTTCGTGGTACTCATAAGCAGAGGCTTTTCCGAGAATTGGGACTGATAAAGTAAGGTAGTGAGGCTGAAAAACGCAAAGGTTGGAGTGGAAAGCAAGGGCTAGGGAGGTTTGGTGAAGGGATAAGCACACCTACTCAAatttagcaaggaatccaggtaaggggagttgcttTGTGTGTTTATAATTGTGATCGATTAGTTTTGTGCTGCCATGTGTAAATGTATGAATTTCCTCTCTGTCTAACGCTGTTTTCACGAAAATTCTGGGTTCtcgcccagaaaccgcctgccGGGTATaaaggtgccgccaggcggcacatcagtttGACCTAAATGTGTTGTTTTCTGCTATGAACTGCTTGGCGGTGGGattgagccgccaggcgatgtacgctgtattgatattatttgatTGAACTGTGTTGTATGTTGTTTTGTGTGGATTGCAATTAATGGCTATAGTTTCGAGGTTGTAAAAGACCCTGATGTTTCTGAAATTGGCACGCGTTAAATTGTCATTGGTGTAGGAATCGTGGGATAAAGGAGGGAATTCGCTAATTATTGAATTGGGAGTGTAATGTTGTGATTTGAAACCTAATGGGATGTAATGAGTGATGTGAGGGAGAGCGGGTGTAATAAAATTATGCAAAACTAATGATCATTGTTAGAAGCAAAAGCAGAAATCATATTCTGGAATTTTGGTGTTGAGCGCGTGTGCAGAAATCTGGGTATGATACCCATGatctgatgcaccgcctggcggtggatGATTGGCTGCCAGGCGACAGTGTCTTATTAGAGTGGTGTGAGAAATCTGGAGTGTGTTGGGTGGAAAATAAAACGTGAGAGAAGTATAAAGGAAATGTAGGATAGGTTGATGATCGAATAGGGGAAAACGTGAGCAAGGGTGGGGATTAGGAAATGTTAGGTATTGGAATGTTAGTCAAGGATGAAGAGGAGTGGGAAATAGAGTGAAGGATGATTTCATGTATGGACTGTCAATTGAGTATACGAGGTGTACGAGTGAGTATGATTGTGAAAAAGGGAGATATGGGAATCGGATTTGTTAAATTGTGAATTAAGGCCTGGTGGCATGACTTAAGAATAAATAATCCTCTAGTTGGAATGAGGGAAGGGTGAGGTTGGGCGATAACGACATTAAAATAGGATGAGAATTGGCAATAAATCAGAATAGAGTATTGAGTCCAGAAGGTGAGTTGCCCTTCGAGTAACTTAGGCTGTAGAATTAACCAAAATGGAGTGCCAAATATCAGCTGCAGAATGCCTctgatatggcgcctggcggcttgTTGatccccgccaggcgatagacgCAGCGTGAGGGAACCCTGCACTgagaggcgcctggcggcacggtgaggtccgccaggcggtaacgagaaaacagtgggtctgggagggcgctggcgcctggcggtgagtgaataccgccaggcggtctggaacagtttcgcctggcggcgtgtgggccGGGCCAGGCGGAAATGTTGTTGTTCTCTACTTCCTGGTGTGTTGTTTTAATTGACAATGacgctttgcttggatcgggagatgctgtgccatgagcgggtaggttcatggatggtgtgacatgtgatgatatgagcggggaggttcatatcaagttactctcacgtggggatacgagcgaggtaggttcgtatgttccgtgctcacgttgagagatgccacgtgcggggaggtacgggggctggtggatcacatgtgttggactacgggcgggtaggtccgtagagcaggaccacgagcgggcaggttcgtgtgagcatcagattcccgagttCAAGGCTAACAAATTGTATGGTTTGGAGActgataagtcttggggttagggtcttggccaagaattatagATAACGAAtaagatgggtaaatgatctatcttgtgtttacatgcttgttattttattttcttagctcaccctttctgtttgtgtttggcgatgatcgtgtgattcgttacacgggagcagatgttgatacaggtggtgctgaggatgttcagatggcggagtgagggctagcatgggattagagctagagTTTTActcatatgtattttatattttaaatgccaattttgggaacttgtaacattttatgaattcagttatgagttttggcgcgctatcgtaataaattgaaattttcccgcgttgggatttttatcgagatggctattaatacaattattcatttaaatatttttttaaagtaatattccttagggatgttacatctCCCATTTGGGACTGGGTTGTGTGttaatgcaagaaaagaaggcggTGGCCTTTGCTTCGAGGCAGCTTAAGGTGCACGAGAGaaactatcccactcatgacctggAGTTGGCGACTATAGTATTTGCCTTGAAGAACTGAAGGCATTATCTCTATGGTGCCCAGTTTCGTGTGTTTAGcgatcataagagtctcaagTATATGTTGGATTagaaggagttgaacatgaggcagagaagATAGATGAAATTCTTGAAGGATTATGATTTCGAGCTCCTATATCACCCAGGGCAGGCAAATGTAGTGTCTGATGCATTGAGTAGGAAGATTGTACATGTTGCATACCTTATGATCTAAGAGGTGGAACTACTGGAGAAGTTCAAAGATATGAAGCTATAGGTGGAGTTGGGATCCGAGTTCATTAAGTGTAGTACTTTGACTATATCCAGTGATTTCTTGGACTCAAATAGGGAGAGGTAGTTGTTGGATACTAGTCTGAACAGAGTTAGAGAACAGCTGGGGTCAGATGAGGCTAGAGATTTTTCTTTGAGTAATGATGGCATACTACGATTCCAGAACATAGTGTGTGTGCTTGATGATGCTGAGGTAAAACGGTCAATCCTTAAGGAAgggcacaagagtcgtcttagcatgcatcctggcatgacaaAGATGTACTAGGATCTTAAGGAGACCTTTTGGTGGCAGGAGATGAAGAAAGATATGGCCTAGTTTGTATCAGCCTGTCTGACCTGttagaaggcgaaggtggagcaccaGAGACCCGGTGGGATCTTACAGCCCTTGGAGATactagtgtggaaatgggataacATCTCGATGGAcattgtgacccatttgccacgaactTTTAGAGGGCACGACATCATCTGGGTTATTGTGGATagattgaccaagagtgctcatttcttggcgatgaacttcAGGATGTCAATGGTCAAGTTGGCATAGTTGTATATCAAAGGAATTGTGAGattgcatggagtaccttcgagcatTGTATCAGATAGGGATCCACAGTTCACGTCACGGTTTTGGCAGACCTTGTAGAGCGCTttgggtagcaagctcaccatgagttcagcttatcatcctcagaccAATGGCCAGTTTGAGAGGACGATTCAGTCGCTTGAGGATTTGTTGATAACATGCATATTGGATCATACGGTATTTCACGTATCACAATTGAGGAAGTATGTCTTTGACCCCTCTCATGTGTTCGAGGCTGAGGATATACGGATCAGAGAGGACCTCGctgtggaagtaccacccattgCGTTGGAGGACAACATAGTTGAGGAACGACGAGGGAAGACAGTCAACCTTGTCAAAGTCATTTGGCATCGGATGACGGGTGACTCTAcatgggagttagaggaggatatgACGAAGTCGCATCCACATCTGTTTGCCAGGtgagattttatttttgaggtcaaaaatttttgttgttggggagaatgtaaggatCATTTTTCCTTGCCCCTTTTATTTAAGGGTTGCCCCATTCTATTGGGCCTAGGGGCTGGCCCAAAAGAGAAATCCATACCTAATATGCCCTAACCCTAACCATTCTACTCACTTTCGTAAAAACTGACCACTTCCTAGAGACCTACCGTTTTCCTCTGCTAAGATTTGGACCTTCACCGTCTCCGTCAAGTTTGTTCGAATGCATCCTTGTTCCACGTAAGTTGTTCCTCATCCAATATATTCCTTATGGTAACGCCGCTGTCTTGGGTCCATCTGAAGTCACTCTTGGTAACTTTGTTTTCTCTGTTCATTTATTCTCCAGCTTGCTAAACTGCTCTATGAGCTGCGGTACTTCACTGTTCGTAGTTAGGACCCCTCCGCTAGCTcatttccaagtaagggaaacTAGGGTTGCTTATGTAGTTTGAGTTTTATTTTGTCCTGTTGTTATTTTTACGATTCCATGGTTGGTGTGATTTTGTAAATGCATGGAGTGCTTTGGCATGTTGGTTGAAATCTGTGTGTGTGGCTGTGTAAGAAAACAATGACGAGAAACTGActctctcgcccaagcgagcctacttcgcccaagcgagacttGCAGAAACAAGCCAGGTTCACATTcaagctctcgctcaggcggagaactcttgttttgagcgaggcaatgtctcactcaagcgagaggggcttgcctaagcgagatcgcATGGAGAGCTTGACTTGTCGCTACAGTTTCAGCTCAGGCGAGGGGGTCTCACTTTTAGGCGAGGggtggtgatgaaggattgaccccaaccaagatgaaggattaaccccaACCAATCAAAAAAAGTGAGAAATATTTTGATTTGCTAACATGTTTGTTctcaaaacaatttataaaaaaaaaattgaaaaagtgtgttcagagattttcttttaaacattgGGGCAGTTTAtgtttggttgacatgttttcAAAGCTCAAAAATCAGCATGGGCaatcaaataattaagttaaatttggttgtcctctttcaattctttcttcATGAAATTCTATTTTTGCTCATACAATATCCTCCGCTCTAAGCCTAAACCTTGACCAACCTTAACATagtccatctttatcaatcccAAACCCAAACTAGGGCAGTCAGTTTGTTAgtaattcatatattccaaTCATTCATTCTGAATTTCGGGGCATTTATTTACAATGAAGATTGTGATTAGATTAGAGGCAACTTGTGAAGACATCATCATTTTTTAATCTCCTCATTTGGGAAAAGTCAAACACGCTTTTGCCCCATAAGACCATCCTAGGCTCTCATACTAGGGGCAAATTTTTGAAGTccccatcattttcttcataccATCGATAATTGGGCAAAGGCCAAAAACATTTTGTGCCCCAAACCAATTCAAATTGGGCCAACGccctagttaatcttcatcaccATATCCAAACCTTTTCAAGGCCTTGGCAATTTCATGTTTGTCATTCAAGTagtgtttcaaaagaaatgattcGTTAGTAGCTGATTAGATCAAATAAATGATatggaaaagtaaaaaaaaaaattgaaagtagAATGATTTCatgaattacaaataaaaatgaaatgggaatcaattcgaatttgttttcaaaaaaaatgcaaaagaaaaattcatacatcataccaAGTCATGTACACATGAGTAATCcatctttttgaataaaataaattccacCTTTCCAATCAAAACTCGTTCCACTCATATGAATGGTTATTCAAtcctttcattaaaaaaataaacaattttgtttctatgatgtttctcaaatttatggtcctcttcattcatatgaattaCCAATATACCCCCAAGCCTAGTTTTCACACTGGCCCCCAAGCCCATTTTTCACACTGGCCCCCAAACCTAGTTTTTACATTGgcccccaagcctagttttCACACTAGCCCTCAAGCTCAGTTCACACACTGgcccccaagcctagttttCACACTGgcccccaagcctagttttCATAGTGGCCTCCAAGCCCAGTTTCCACACTGGCCCTTAAACCTAGTTGTGTCTGgcctaacaatttttttttgcctAGGCTCTAAGCCTAGTTTTCCttgctctcaaattaaaataaaggaaaaattaaaaaaagaaaattccacCCATGCATCCACGCATCCATGTATGCATCATCATATaggttcaaaaagaaatcataacATATCATGCATCATCAAATTATCCATCATACTGCATAAAATCCTTGAAAatcatttccaaaaaaaataaagaaatttgaaaaaaaagttagcaatgatgattttttttttgtgtaagtcTAACAAATGTTACACATTCACGTAGTGTTTGTCAACACTTCAAGAGAAAAATGAAGGTTCtccttttatacatcaagaccctctacgaggcaatggtcatcgatttctttacatcaagaccctctgcaaggAAATGGTCATGGTTTTTCTttacatcgaggccctctacgagacaatggtcatcgatctttttAAATcaaggccctctacgaggcaatggtcattgatttctttgtcacatcgaggccctctacgagccaatggtcattgatttctttgtcacatcaaggccctctacgATGCAATTGTCATCGATTtttttacatcaagaccctctacgaggcacTAGTCATCGacttctttacatcaaggccctctgcgCGGCAATAGTCATTGATTTCGTTGTCATATCAAGGCCTTCTACAATGCAATGATCATCGATTTATTTACATCAAGGCCCCCTATGAGGCAAtagtcattgatttctttcctTTCAATATAGACCGTCTCCTTGGGATTGgtctaatatgttttttcaaaaagtcagaaaagaaaataataaaataaagtgattTGTCAGATAGTGACcatctacatggtaatggtcactgaATCTTTTGGATATAAACCCTATCATCTAGATTGGTCtaatattttctcaaaaagtcaagaaaaagaaaaaatttggaTCGgaaccctctacatggtaatggtcaccgaATCTTTTGAATAAACCCTCTCCATGGGATTGGTCTAATTTGGTCTttgcaaaagtaaaaaaaaaacaaaaagaattgaGACACTCTACTTCGTAATGACCATTGGGTTTCGCGTTTTAAGTCATATTTTTCTTGTTCATGTTTGCTTTTCGTGTTTTGGCATGCTTGGGTGAAGTTTTGAtggtatgaatatgaatatgattaaATGACTGAACTAAGCACGAGCGAACAGTGGAGGGTTCTGGtcttctcgcccaagcgagcgtgtctcgcctaggcaagattaGTAGTAACTCGCCCAGGATTGTATTCATATTGTATTCATGAATAGAGAATTGTCATTCTTCATATCAAGACCAACATGCTCTACAATCAACTCATACCTAAAAAAATCCATTTCAGAACAAATTACTTATAaccacaaaattaaaaaaaatcttgcaCTTAACAAAATATACCTTTCTCCCAACCACAACTCATGTAATtcaaccaaaaattaaaattttacaccCACCACTTGACTCTTCTGAAATGCATGTTTAGAACCAATATCCAAAATAATTTAgcacttaaaaaaatttggataaaaaaaaagttgaatttccCATGATCACATCACCATACACATTCATAATTATGCccaattttattctaaaaaatatatatataaatttatgtcaCCCATATCTTAACATCACCATACACATTCATAATTGTACCCttaatccaaaaataaatttatgtcaCCCATATCTTAACATCATCTCACCATAGAACTCATGCATAAAATAAGAACAATTATCCAATGATTACACCTATCCAAAAAATTGGATAACTCTCCTTAcctaaaaaattgtttgatcACTAGCTCCAATTCCACAAAACCAATTTTGGACCAAGATTTTTCTTTGCACACCACGAACATATTGCCTCAACAAAATTCTACAGCCTCTTTTTTCCTTCTCTCCCAAAACTTGCGTTCCACTCCACTTTCTCTATGcattattcttaaaaaaaatcttgactTAAATTTTCTAACCATTCAACtactcaaattaaaataaaaatgtaaatattaaatttaatgttgTATTAACGTTGAGACGGCTCTAACTTTCCTCTTGAATTCTCATTAATCAGTCTTAATCATAGTATCTATGACCAAATTCAATGAATCTACCTTTAACCTTCAATATTCCATAGAtacgtaaaaaaaattactaaaaaaattatattatgagcttgatccaatccacttagATCAAAGTGACAATTTCCTGGAATGGAAGGATCATGTGGACATAGTTGAGCATCAAATGATTCTCCATATGTTGAAGCATGAATGTCAACAACATCACTTCTATGATTCCTCTACACATACGTCTAGGCTCTCTCATGAAGAGAACTCTCATGCTTACCCTCGAGTTCTATGAAGAGTCCCATATGTGGACATATTGTATCCTCCTTTCTAGCTCAATTAAGCAAAACAAAAGGGTTGTACTTCTACACCTTTCTAACCATCAAGCCTTCACTAATGTCTTAACAACTCGCTCACGTGTCGCCAACTTGCTCAACGAAATTATTCAACAATTTATTCAACCTTGTGAGCAAGCCATGAAAAAAGTTGCCAAATGGAAGGTCATGACTACTTATCTGCTAGGCCTTAAACCCAAGTCCATATTGTGGGCCATTCTTCCGAATCCACAAGCGTTATCATATGATGATAAAGCAATGGATgaagttaattaaataacttgGTCCACCCCTTTGTTGCTAATGCTTTAAAGGATGGAAATATGAGAGAAAATAGGAGAAATACAAAAAGAGGGTGaagaaagatgaagaaaagCTCAAACATGGGGATCACACTTTATAGGGGTCTTTGCATCTTAAAAGAGAAGTATTAAGGTTAGACAAagtaagaagaaaataaagataaaatgtttatggggaaaattaaaagaaagagaagatcATAGTATCTTAAAGATATTGTCCAATACTTATTTTGAAACAAAATCTGCTTTGAAGTATGACAATTCTTTTGTCCACAATAATaggttttattgtttttcaataCTCTATATCAAAATTGTTGTGTCTTATTATGTAAACtatttgttcaaatttgttttgaattgatCTAATCATTTGAAAAAAGATTTCATCTTCTTGACATAGCCTAACCTATTGAGAATTCAATTTAGATTCAACAATTTGCATCCTATCAAGCTCagttttatatgtattatttacATTTGAGTTTGAGGGTAGAAATTGTTTGATAAAACTTGATCTGTTGaacttatttttgaaattatcatgttttaactTTAGGGTTTTAAGCATTATAAAGGTAAAAAGGAGATTGTTAAAGAGAAATTCTAACACCTAAGATTTTGATTaagtgttaaaaatatttaagtgtCAAAACATGGTCATGTTTCTTGTGAAAGACGATGGTTAATCATAAAAACATACCATGCAAGACATAAGTTCTTCATTTGACACATGATTCAACATTGTGCAAACTTATTTTACCTCTAACATGGCACAAATATGTTCATACGATAAACATATAGAACTAAGTTAATATCATATTGaatgaatattatataaatgattattCAATGTTGTAGGAAATACCTACCACTTATGTTTTCCAAAAgagattaattaaataaaggacATTTCATATCAGCAATCTCTTAATCAAATGGCTAAAATTGCTTTTCTTCAATAGTTCCCTAAACTAATTGGTTGTCAACACTACAAGAATTATCTACTCTGAAGGACACTACAGTTTCATTGAATCATGAAAATGCACACTTTCCAATATGATGATAAGTATATCAAACTATTGGGATGATGtgtaaagaagaaaagagcTTATATTATTGTGTGGAGCAcattaaatacatatatcaatatCAAACTCTTTAGATGAAAAGAAGATACCTTAGAAGAGTTGAAATAATTCAATAACTAGAAACAATTTTACAATGAGTACTTTCTTCAGAGTCTATATAAGAACGAGTGGAAAAATCACATTGTATAGTGTCAAAATCTGACTAAATTTTTTGGAGTCATTTAAAGCTTCAAAGAGGAACATTGATTGTGTTCAATCAGAGAGCTAAAGAAGAGTATAAATCCTACATACGTCTTCAAACTATCGACCTCCCTAGTGAGCAAACGAGTGTCTTGTGATCTCTAATCATATCAACTACATCATCTTATCTAGTAGTGAATGTTAGGTAAAGAATAACCAATTATTAGCTAGGAAGGGATTTTGTTCAAAGAATACTCGTTTAAGTCATAAATGGCTTGTTAAAAAACTACTTGTTTGAAACAAAAGTGGCttgtagaaataaaatttgaataaagttAGCTACGAGTAGTTGCAAGTCAAAAGAATAGTCAGATTAAGCAAAATGTTACTTAAGAAAGAATATTTGGTTGAGTAAGAAGTCACTTAGGAAATAATACTTAGGTAAGCCATGAGGAACTTGTTAAAAGAGTATACAAAGGATTAGCTAATAGTGACAACGAACCAAAGAATACTCAAATTATCCTTTGTGATACTAGTGCACTTAGTGAAACTCAATCAATTGATTAAAACAAaccagaacaaaaatataatgtGTATGACCTCTTTTTCTACCTCTTTTTCTACGTTGTGTGAACAAGGACAATCATAATGTTTTCAATCGATTAAATTAGTTAAGTATCAACATTTTTCCTATTATGATTCATCATATGCAATTATCATTGAATAACTTTTGAACCTATAAAGTTATTGTTTAAATGTTcgttatcaaataatattttttaaaaagtgtaaaaaaaattaaaatatgcaattaGCTCAACTCTCTTTTCTTGAGAACAAGATTGTCACGATAACATGAGAAGACAATGCAAGGTCACAATGGTGGCACCATGAAGGTTGAGGAGACACGAGAAAGAAGTAACAAGATAAAATGTGTCTATTGATGGAAAATGGTGTTATTTTAATGACAATTTCCTAGTCAATCATCGTGATGTATGCTTTTAAAGATGGTTACTTATCCAAACCATTACTAAA from Vigna unguiculata cultivar IT97K-499-35 chromosome 8, ASM411807v1, whole genome shotgun sequence encodes:
- the LOC114194924 gene encoding uncharacterized protein LOC114194924; the protein is MKFLKDYDFELLYHPGQANVVSDALSRKILLDTSLNRVREQLGSDEARDFSLSNDGILRFQNIVCVLDDAEKAKVEHQRPGGILQPLEILVWKWDNISMDIVTHLPRTFRGHDIIWVIVDRLTKSAHFLAMNFRMSMVKLA